The Pithys albifrons albifrons isolate INPA30051 chromosome 5, PitAlb_v1, whole genome shotgun sequence genomic interval GTAAAGTAACTCATTCACTCATTTATTATCAAACAAAGCTTGATACACTGTAGGATAAACTGTTGGTCAGTTTACTGCAGTCATAAAATAAAGCTCAGAGGACCACTAGAATTTGAGAAGGATAAGAAATGTAGTAGATGATGGATTTCAGCACACAAAAAATGTTTGTGAAAAATGAGTGGCATTTCAAAAACTTTCTTACCTCAAAGCTATATTTGCAGCAGAATTAGCTATGAAGTAGGGTACATGTATTTAATTAACTTTAGGAGTCAGTAATTATAAACAAACATTGTTTATAAAGAGAACATAAACCCTTCCTAACAGATTCTGAAGGTCATGTGAGCAGTACCTGCTGCAAATTCATGATTACTACCTGTACAGAAAAGTTTCCCATTTTCAACCAGTAAATCTCAGTTTTGAGAAATATAAGAGAAGTTCAATAAACAGCGTGAAAGTTTAGCTTAGCCATTTAAGCgctgtaagaaataaaccaCAATTACTTCAACAGCAGCCAAATGGAAATCTGCAAGAATTTAAACAACCCTCTCTCACTTGATCAATGTAATGTAGAAACAGCTGAGGTCACAGAGGACAAAGCACACTGAGGTTACTCACCTGGTACGTATTGTAATAGCAGATGATACTTTTGTTTTTAGAAAGTCCTAATTTACTGCCCTGATCTGTGGCAAGGGCAAAGGTGGACAGAAAGCCAGGTCGCAGTGCATGTTCTGGAGCATTATCATTGGCAACTAGAACAAAATGAAGACATTCTTATCTTTACATGACATCTGACTGCATCCCAAGTGCTTATCCAGTTTAGTGCTCTACCAAAAGCAGATCTGCTGTTGGGAAACATGTAATGCATTTTAGGCGCTTCTACAATGAGCACAAGACAATCTTCACGAGCAATATATCCTTTAATGCTCTGTATGTGGTGAAAACTCATTACACCAAGTATCCCTCTCCCAGTGTACCTAGGAAACAGTCTTTTCCTTTAGATCAGCCTGTGCTAATGTCCCCTTGGGTTCCACATTCCTCACTGTCTGCACCCATCCCAGCCTTTGAATTGATTACTAGTTCACACTTGACTGTGAACAGGTAAAAATGTGCaagttctgctgctgtgtttaAATACTTTGAGGATTAAAAAATCTGCAGTACTTGAATCTTTGCATTCTTGAACTAGTGCATGCACAACATAAAAGCACCTTAAACAAGGCATGTGGAATATAAAAACTACAGCACCAAAAAGCAAATGAACAGTGTGTAATAGCTGGATGCAACTGCTtctgagcacagcccagcccagcccagccaatAAAATACTGCCAAGCTCTCTCTAGTACTTATTATCAATCAGCCTGTGAGTGACTTGAAGATACAAGGATTTTACAGTACTTCAATCCcctttcaaaaaggaaaacttcCATGGACTGCAATTACTGAGGACACAAACAAAAGGATGCATTTAAAGAGATACATAATCAACTACTGAACTGGAAATAAAAGTCCAATTTAATTCTTCTATTTGAGATATCCAGGTATTTGGCGTAACCAGAGAAGATTTTGCTCTACTGCTCCACTCCCTGCTGTTCAATCAAAATTtcagctgcagggcacagcaagAAACTGAAGTTACCTTTGATAACAGGCACACCATCTCTGTCTGAGACCACAATAGCATGAAGACcttcaacactgaaaaaaaaattaaaaagtgaagAGACACCATATTAAAAACACAGTAATTAGcgggaaagatttttttttctaacaaatGTGCAATGAAGGggaaaacatgttaaaaattGATGCCTCTAataatttttgttctgtgtaGTACAGATAGTACAGTTCTGGTGCACCCAATAATAAAGAGagacatggaactgttggagcaaggCCAGAGGAAGGCCACGAAGTTGATAAGGGGACTGGAGGAAGTTGGGGCTGTTTATCTCACagcaaccttccagtatctgaaggggccctccagggaagccagagagggactCTTGTTaggaactgtagtgacaggacaaggagtaatgggtacAAACGGAAAGAGGGGCAATTCAGGTGAGATCACAGGAAGAAAGTGTTttctgagggtggtgagacactggaacaggctgccgAGGGAGGCTGTGGACGCCCCACCCCTGGCagcgttcaaggccaggctggatggggctttgagcagcctggtgtGGTGGGAGGTGTCCGTGCCCAGCGCAGGGGGTTGGGGTTCGCTGGCCTCGGCCCCACTCCGCACGGCCCCGCGTTACCTCGGCAGCTTCTTGTACAGGAACCGCTTCAGGTCCTGCGGGCAGAGACGGGCGGCGCGTTACTCACCCCTCTGGGGCGGCCGGAGCAGCTCCCGAGCTCGGCCCCGAACACCCCCCACCATCTCAGAGCTGCCTCCCCTTCCTGCccggccccagccctgcccggcccgaGCCCTCTGGTCCCAGCCCCGACcacccccgccccggcccgaGCCCCCCGGTCCCCGCCCGAAGCCTCTGCCCCCGTCCCACCCGCACCGAAGAGCCACACTCACGTCGGCCATGGCTGGGGCCCGCCTggcgctgctgccgccgccacCTCCGCGAGCCTGCGGGACGACACGAGAGGGCGCCCGGTCAGCGGAGGGGCGGCCGCCGCCTCGAAGGAGGGGAGCGGCGGCAGGGAGGGTGCGCTCCCTCGCCGAGGCCCGGCCGGCTGCGTgcctccccccgccccgctgcTGTGGTAGAGGCCGCTCCCACCCGCGCCGGGGAGGGAGCGTGGCTGGGCCGAGACCACCGCGCACCCAGAGGGGTTGTGGGTGTCGCGGCGCTGCCCGGCACGGCCTCAGCACCTCTTCCCCCGCAGCCGCCGTCACATGACGGGCGGTGCCGCCCGGCCCGGAACCGCTTCCACCGcctccgccccgccccggcagcaaaacaaaccagaccAAAAACGCACCATGGCATTGCAGATAAAGGAAAACTACGAAAAGGAAGCGTCCGGTTCTGCGGAGTAATTCccagtttttctcattttccctccttttgGATCTATTCCATCAAGCCATAGACCCGGAGGCTATTAATAATTTAACAGCTAATGCCAAGAATTAAAATAGGTTAATCCAGTAGATGCCCACAATGTAACAATGTTTTTTAAAGGACCCTCAGGGCAGATCTAAAAGAAACCCGAACCTGCTCAGCCTGTAATAGTGCTTTTTCTCTAAAAAAGGAGCTGCTACAGCTCACAATTAATCACAAAATCATCAGTTAGGGTGGAAGGAtatccaagatcatcaagtccaacctatgacccaACACCACCCTTTCATGGCACTGAGCGCCACGttcagtcttttcttaaacactcctcaggaatggtgactccaccacctccctgggctgtccATTCCAGTGTCTAATGaccccttctgtgaagaaattcctcctaatgcccaacctaaacttcccctggtgcAGCCTGAGCCaatgtcctcttgtcctgttgctggttgcctgagagaagaggctgatccccacctggctacaacttcctttcaagtggttgtagagagtgataaaaggtctcccctgagcctccttttctccaggctgaacaatcccagctcccacGGCCACTCCTCTCAGGAGTTGTGCTCTAgaccagcttcattgcccttctttgcacttgctccagcacctcgatgtccttcctgaattgagggCTCAGAAGTGCCTGCAGtacttgaggtgcagcctcaccagtggtGAGAACAgagggacagtccctgccctgctcctgctggccacactatttcctGTACAAGCCACGGTGCcactgcccacctgggcacatgctggctcacgttcagctgctgctgaccagcatccccaggtccttttcctctgggctgctctccagccactctgcccccagcctgtagcccTGCATGGGGTGGTTGTGACCCAAGGagaggacccagcacttggccttgttgcACCTCATCCCTTTGGCCTTGGCCCATCTATCCAGCCGGTCCAcatcctgctgcagagccctcctacctTCCAGCAGATGGACACTCCCAACCAGTTTGGTGTTGCCTCTGAATTTACTGACGGTACACTTGATCCCTTCATCCAGATCATCCACAAACATTGAACAGGACTGGGCCCcatactgagccctgggggacaccactagtcACCAGAGCACTGTTGATAGCTGAAGATTTTGTTTAGATACCAGCACTGaagtataaattaaaattaaaaaaaaaaaaagatgcttaCGTGGAATTGCTAATGTTGTTCAATGTACAGGTTCAgtgaagtttttaaaaagccCGGAACAGAGATAAGCCACTTTTTTTGCAAGTaacagagaaaaagctgattcgAAAAGACAAATTTATTTGAATACTGAGAATCCATACCTCCTTCTTAATCCAAGCCATGCAGACACAGCAATTTGATAAGGACTTGGCCATACTAAAGAGATACTTAAAAGAGAACCCCATAAAATTATCTTGTGTGAGCTTCTGGTAGTATTTAGAAAATGCTACCTAGGACAACCTTGGTCTCctcatttattaaaatattccctACAATAcactaaaaatgtttaaaaacatgaCTGGCTTTCTATGATTTGCAGGCATCATGCTCAGTGATCAGTTTTGGTTCCCTGTCAAATTATGAATAAAAGCTATGCAAAAGCATCTGTGAGATGGCTCCTGTATTGCTATTGATGGGAATTTTGTCTCCTGTCCCAACAACAGCTTTTCTATAAACGGAACAAAAAAGTAAATTCTGAATGAAGGATAACATTATAACTAAATACTGTTTATATATTGATTGATATagtatttcaattattaaaccAATCTCATCTAAACCCACAGGTTTTACCTTATTTCCAAGTCTCCTCCATGTCCCTTTATGGGGGGGTGTAAGCAGGTGGCTCTGTGGAGCTTATTGGATGGTTGAGGCCAAACCACAACAAATGGCCTATATTTATTACATGTCAGTTATAGCTTCACAAATTTGTGTATTacctgtttctttaaaaaaaaaaggtctgtttTTACTGCTCcactttccttctgctctctttCACAGAGCTACAAGAAGACACATTAACAGCTTCTTAAGGGATGAATGAAGTTTATGGAACATACAACCTTAAGAAATATTCCTGTCCTCCAATTTTAAACCTTTTACagcattcattaaaaaattatattcaaaaTGTTTATAATTTAAAGTTGTCTCTGCTGCCTATTTAAATGCATCTGTTGTATTTTAGTGCTGTCATATTCTACCTTTCCTTGGAAACTTACTAAAGAATCaagactgttttaaaaaagcaaaaaatttcCAATTTAGACTTGTTATACCTAAACAGGGAACTTGTAGGGAAATGTTCATACAATGTGAACACTGAACTCCCTTGTGACTCAGGATGCTCCATAAATAGAACACGTGCTGATGTTATACTTCAGCAGATGCAAATCATCTCACTTTTTCATGTGCTGTGTCAAAAAGTCATGCCaagatttttcactttttgcAGGACTTTCCTGCTTAcccttttaaaggaaaaaatcgAGAACCCATGCTTGTACTATCTTCAATTCTagattaaataaaaagtaactACTAAATAAAGAGTAAGGAGTGGGTAGCTAAAAAAGTCGAGGGATTTTTAGCTAGGCTGTTcaaaaacagttttgtttttccctaaGAAAGATTATCTGAAAAGATTCAAGTACTCTAACTTCTTCAATTTCCATcgtaagaaaattaattctgaacTTTCCAGCAAACTCCTCCAACAAAACCAGAGAATATAATgacatttccaaagaaaaaaaccttcagacttgaaaaaaaaaagtaacagtcACGAGGAGAGAAACACCCACTTGCACTATTAAAAGAATGTTTGCAGGTCACATTTAGAGCAGTTTAATCTTTATGCTACCATAGCATCCTTTTGCACATTACTGCATATTTCAAAGTGTGCAACTATTTAATCTGTTCAATACTAAGTAGCATTTTTCCACCAGTATAAACATGTAGTTTCCTTCTTTGAAAATGGAAACTTCAATAGTCAAATGACATGTAGCAGTTTTAAATGACTGGGATGTCTGTGTTGCCACAGGACAGAGCCGCTGCATTGTTCCAGTTGGCTGAGGCACTGATAGCAATCTAACCAACCTCACAAAGCTCAAGGCCCGGCCATTTACCGACTTCTCACCTGCAACAGAAGAGGCCACAGAGCAGACATAGCCCACAGGATTATTACAGGCAGCTTTACTATAACCATCTCTTCACTCTGACTTCCCTGTTCTGATATTTCACAAATGTGTTATATCTCTATTTTCCTATTAACTAAAATATCAGCTGCAAGCTCAGAGTAATTTGTGAACAGGAAGGCCTAAGTAGTTGTTAAGGGCTTTGGAACAATTTTCTTCTATTAAGCAGACACAGGAGTACCAGTATGTACTTTGATAGTTTGTTTTCATTAGTATAATTACAATACATTCTGGACAGTTACAAAATCCGGGGGATCACGTTTTCTCCATAAATTTCTATTGCATATTTCAAACATTTGGATGCCTTTGCATTACTTTCACACCCTTTTACTATAGTCTTAGTAAGGACATCCAGTACAGCAACCCTTTTCTTTGTTGTTCCAGCAACTTTTAGTTCTGCTTTGTGCCTCAGGCTATGATGTCCACCTTGAATGCTTGTTTAGCTGCTCAGTTAAAAGCCTGCAGCTACTCTCATGTTACACCTATTCAATAGAAGACATTTCCACTGGGATAATTTAGAAAAGGGATATATGCAAAATGATTTCTGGGTCACTTAGGGCTGGAACATTTAGTGTATCTGCAAAGTCATACCCTGCTCTAGATCAGAAGGAATTGCATTGAAGTCAGTCAAAGTATTTAAGCTTTCCATTTTGGAGGAAAATTTGGCTCCAAATAAACTGGTAGCATTGTTCAAAGATAGCAGTTTCTCAAAAAATAATGCCCATATTACGAGCTATCTGGCATTTTCAAATACAAGAAACATTCCCCTGCATAACActgttaaaatgtaaaaaacatCAGCTACTGAatctaaaaatgttttcaacacACTTTGATAAACTTGAAGTACATTGTACTTAGCCACTTCAGAACACCTCTTTGCATCAGCAGGTGTGGCTACATGTAGTTTCCACTTACAGGCCACTGAGTGACATGATCTTTTATGTAGGAGCCAAACGGTGGGTCTGCTCATTTCTAGGTAGTCAGTCCAGCAGCATTCAGGTCccaaaaaatgcattttttatctcttctgCCTCGGGACCAGTCATAGAGCTCTGGCCATAGAAGcacacagcaaagcagcaaagcatTTACATAATTGGCAAAAGGGCTGAAAGGCACATAGCTCATCCTTAGAAAAATTTCCCTGTTCTACTTGTGGTGCCCATTGAGGAATCAGTGTTGGGACCtagcttgaaataaaaatgcagtaagaaaatgaaagtctgccaggaaaaaaaataggttgccttttttttacctttaaGATTTTACTGTTGCATGTTTTCCTCTACCTTTCCAGTGGAAATTAAGGAAGCTATAGATGCATGTTAACCATACATATGGACTTACTACTACAGGAATACCAAATGGTAGAGCAGCTGTAAACTGTTGCAAGTACT includes:
- the LAMTOR3 gene encoding ragulator complex protein LAMTOR3, with product MADDLKRFLYKKLPSVEGLHAIVVSDRDGVPVIKVANDNAPEHALRPGFLSTFALATDQGSKLGLSKNKSIICYYNTYQVVQFNRLPLVVSFIASSNANTGLIVSLEKELTPLFEELRQVVEVS